ATTTCTGGGGACGGTTTCGCCGCGCCATTCTTGCGGCAGACGCCCAGCTCGACGCTTCGATCTTCGATTACGACGACGTTCTCGTGACGCTGCTGGGCGATGTCGCCGCAACCTACATTCAAATGCGGACCATTCAGCAACAGATCGAATATGTGCGACAAAACATGGTGATCCAAACCGAGTCGCTCGAGATTGCCCAGGCCCGGTTTCAAGGCGGCTTGACCAGCGAACTCGACGTCGAGCAGGCCACCAGCCAGCTTGCTCAAACCGAGTCGCTCGTACCGCAGTTTCACATTCAACTGCGTCACGCCAACGATCGGCTGTGCGTGCTGCTGGGCATTCCCACGAAAGATTTGACGCGGCTGCTCGGTGAGGCCTCGATTCCGAAAGTGGCACCCGATGTGGTGATTGGCATTCCGGCGCAGCTATTGACCCGCCGCCCCGACATTCGCCGAGCGGAGCGCAACGCCGCCGCGCAGTGCGAACAAATCGGCATTGCCGAAGCGAATCTCTATCCGCAAATTGCCATTTCCGGCACGATCGCTTACGACGCCGAACACTTCAATCAACTCTTCAACAGCCAATCGCAAGAAGGTACGATCGGGCCAAAGTTTCAGTGGAACATCCTCAACTATGGCCGGTTGATCAACGCAGTGCGGCTGCAAGAGGCGAAATACTGGGAATTGGCGACGCACTACCGAAACGTCGTGTTGCAGGCGAATGCCGAAGTCGAAGACGGATTGGTGGAATTCTTGCAGTCGCAATTGCAAGCCAAGTCGCTCGGCGAAAGCGTTGATGCCGCTCAAAAAGCGGTGCAACTGTCGATTATTCAATATCGCGGCGGATTGACCGATTTCAACCGCGTGGCGCTGCTCCAACAGAACCTGGTGCAGCAGCAAGACTTGTACGCGCAGTCGCTGGGCGACATCGGCATTGGCCTGGTGCGCACCTATCGCGCCCTTGGCGGCGGCTGGGAAATACGCTGCAATCCGGCAGCAGCCTTCGACTCCGCTGGAGCGCCACCTGAAAGCATTGCCACGCCACGCGAAAAGCCTGACAAGAGCGAAGAATTACCGCCGGGAAAGATGGCGCCAGGTAAACGTCAACCCTCGACGCGACCGCCGAAGGTCGTACCGAAACCCGACCTGCAGTTTCCCGAGTCGGTCGCCCCCAAAGGCAGAGCAGCGCCTGAATTGAAAGAAACTGCGCCGGGCGAATTGATCAAGCCGGACCAGACGCCGCCACGCTCAGCGCCGACGAAGTTGCCGGATCTGGAGCCGGAAACGATGCCCGACGAAGATGTCTTCGGTCCCGGCAAGGCAGCGCCAAAATCGGACAAGCCAAAGTCGCCAATCTTCGATCAACCCAATCCGCCGCCGGCCGACGACGTCTTCGGCCCCGCGAACATTCCCACACTCCCTCCGCGGAACCCAGCGAAGCCGGATGATCCACCCACCAGCAACGACCTACCGAAGGCTGGCCCACCGCGAGAAACGAACGAACCGGCGAATCCCAGTCCGCCGATGTCCCATCGCCGCGCCCCGCCGCCGTGGCAAGTTCGTCCCGCCGCCGGCGATCGAACTTCGATCGCCCCGCAGAAATCGCGCCGCCGGGTGCAACACGCAGGCTTGCTTCCCGAAGACCGCGGCGAAATCCGGCGATTGCGATAAGCTATCGTCGAGGGATCCTCTCCGAGAATCGTGCGCGACCTTGTTTGATTACGGCGCAGCGGTCGCAGGCTCATTACCACTGCGTGTGGCCAGCGCCCGCCACGTCGTCGCGTCGATCGAGTCGCTCACCGCTCGGGTCGAGCCGTCCATCAGCGCGGCATTCACGAGTCCACTGTGATAGCTGCGCGATGTGAGCGCGGCATCCGCGGGCGGCGTCGCGGATGAGATCGCCAGCGATTCACTCTGATACCAATCCGAATCGTATTGCACTCCGCCTGAATCGCACATGGCTTTCGTGTTCGGAGGAAATGCGGCCGTGAACCCCGATTCTTTCATTTTGCCATCGGTCCATTCGACGTGCAGCGATTGGAGCTTGAAGGTGCCTCCCAAGTTGCAAAGGTCGGCGGGAGTGGCTGGCATCGTTGGATTGGTGACACCGCCGGCTTGAAATCCGCTGCTGAAAGCTTTCACTTCCGCAAAGCACAAAGTCTTGCTCAACCCATCGGTGAAGTTGCCGGGCCGCAGCTTGCTGTTCGGGAAAAATGCCCCCTCGCCGCCGCGGTTGGTTGCCGGATCGAACACCAGCCAAACGCCGACGTTCGCGGCATAGTTGATCGGCCAATTGTCGATCTCGCCGGTCGTGGAGTTTAGTTTTGGCCGATTGTTTGGCTCGGTGGGGCAGAAAACGAGAGGGATCTTTGTCGACTTTACCGCTTTACCCGCTTCGGTGGTTTGTGCGCCGTAGCTCTTTGTAAAGTCGATATTGTTGTAAAGCTGCCCCTCTTCGATAAACGGCAAAATTCGTGATTGCGCCGACCACTTGCTGCCGGTCGGGTCGGGGGGCGAGGTGACGTAGCTCGGCGGATAGACCTTGCGCGCCGACTGATAGTTGTGCATCGCCAGTCCCCATTGTCGCAGGTTAGTCAGGCATAGCGTCCGCCGCGCCGCCTCGCGTGCGGCTTGCACGGCGGGCAGCAAAATGGCAATGAGAATGCCAATAATGGCGATCACCACCAGGAGTTCAACCAAAGTAAACGCGGACTTCGACGTTCGGCCAATGGGTGGTAACTTCATATTTTGCTTACCTTTACGGCTTGTGTATTGACTGGCCTGTGGCATGCTGCAGCGTTTCGATACTGAGACTTAATATCATTAGCTGGGTTGGATTTTATTGATGGAATTGCGGCTGTCAAGTGGGGTGTGAGCCGGGAGCAACGTTTGTCCATCGACGCAGTCAGGGCCTCCAGCGGTCGATGTCCATTCGGTTTTTGTCCGTGTGATGCGAAAACACCGATCGATTGAGATACAGATTTGCGTATCGTTCACTTATACTACTGCACGGCGATCGGCGGTCATTACGGTTCGCCAACCCTTTTGGTCGAGGAGCTTACTGTGTCGATGTTCATGTTACTGTTCGCACAATTTGATCATCCCTCCGCGACTGGCTCTGGAGTTCTTGCCACCGTTACCCAACTGGCGCTTGTCGTGTTCGGCATCATTGGATTGTGGAAGACATTTGTCAAAGCGGGCAAGCCAGGCTGGGCGAGCATCATTCCGATTTACAACATCATTGTGCTTTGTCAAATCGCCGGCAAACCAGGATGGTGGGTTTTGTTGCTGTTGATTCCAATAGTCAACCTAATCATCTTGATCTTGGTGTCGATCGACGTCGCAAAGAACTTTGGTCACGGCGTTGGCTTTGGGCTGGGCTTGGCCTTTTTGGGCGTTATCTTCTCCCCGATTCTTGGTCTTGGCGATGCGCGGTATCAGAAGGTCGTGTGAACCTGAGAGTAGCTCGATTAGTCGCTTGTCAACAGATTTCGTTGCTCTTGTCGAACAGTTGCGGTCGGCCCTTCATCATCCTTCCGCAAGACGATCCAAGCTACTCGTCACGAAGACGCGTGTGCCGCTTGCTTGCAGCCGACCGTGGCAAGTGTTAAGAACTTCCGTTCGAGATTGACGCCAGTCGATCAACGCATCGCTCCAGCCAAGCAAACGACAATTCAAGCACTTTCCATGCTACCGATGACACGGTGCGAATACCAGTTAGAGTGAAGCTTCGCGGTGCTTTGCCGCTGCCAGCTTTTTTGCCGTGCGGTACATCATGAGATAGTAAAACACCGGCGTGAGGATGATGCCGAACACGGTCACGCCGATCATGCCGGAGAAGACCGCGGTGCCGAGCGACAGGCGCATTTCGGCGCCAGCGCCGTGGCTGATGATCAGTGGCACGACGCCCAAGATAAATGCAAAACTCGTCATCACGATCGGCCGCAACCGTAAGTGGCAGGCTTCGACGGTGGCCTCGTAGAGCGGTTTTCCAGCCGCCAACTGCTGCTGGGCGAATTCGACGATCAAAATTGCGTTTTTCGCCGCCATGCCGACAAGCACCACAAAGCCGACTTGGACGAAGATATCCACCGGCAAATGAGTCATCAGCATTCCTAAGACGGAACTGAGCAAGCACATCGGTACAACCAGGATGATCGCCAGCGGCAGTTTCCAACTTTCATACTTGGCGGCAAGCACCAAAAACACCAGCGTGGCGGCCATGGCGAACACGAACAGGCCGATTGCCGCGCCAGGAATCGAAAACAGCCCGATCTTGACCGGCATCGTTTGCAGGTAATAAATCGTCGTCCATTCGTAAGGAATGCCGAGCTGGTCGCACAGGTTGGCCATCGCATGGACAACATCTCCCGAACTCGTGCCGGGCGAACCGTCGCCGTTGATCGCCGCCGATGGATACATGTTGTAGCGCATATACATGACCGGTCCGGGCGAATTCTTCACGGTCGCCAGCGTTCCCAGCGGCACCATTTGGCCGAGTTTATTGCGGACTTTAAGTTGGCCGACGCTCTCGGCGTCGGTCCGATAGCTCTCCTCGGCCAGCAAGTTGACCTGCCACGTGCGGCCGAAGAGGTTGAACAGGTTCACGTAATACCCACCCATGAACGTTTGCAAGGCGTTGAACACTTCGTTGACCGGAACCATCAGCGATTCGCACTTCGTGCGGTCGATGTCTACGAAGAGCTGCGGCGTGTTCGCGCGGAACATGGTGAGCAATCCGTCGAGTTGCGGTTCGGCATTTCCTTCGCGGACCACCTCCTCGGCCGCGTACTGCAGCTCTTGAAGATCGACGAAGCCGCGCTGCTCGACTTGGAGCGTGAATCCGGCGGAGTTTCCCAGGCCTTGAATGGGCGGGGCGCGAAACACGGATATCAACGCATTGTCGAGCTTGGCATTTTCCGCGCACAGCTGCTTGAGCTTCTCGGCGATGACTTCGTCGTATTCCTCATGGGAATGACGTTCGCTGAAATCTTTCAGCACGACGAACATCGAGCCCCAGTTCGATGCATTCGCTTGCAACAGAATCGACTGGCCGGCGACGCTGACCGTGTGAGCGACGCCGGGAATGCCAGGATAGTGCTTGGCGTCTTCCTGGACTCCCAACGCGATTCTCGAAATCTCTTGCATCGCCGCTTCGGTGCGATAGACCGTGGCCGAATCGGTAAGCGCCACATTCACCAGCAAATAGCCTTGGTCTTGTTCGGGAATGAAGCCGGTTGGGGCCTTGCTCATCGTATAGCCGGTGGCAAACAGCAGTCCCACGTAACCCACCAGCACAATCAGTGAAATTCGCAGCGATCGGCCAACGATGCCGCTGTACCCCAGCGTGAGCAGGTCGAAAACTTGGTTGAAGCCTTTGAAGAGGAGGGCAAAGAAAGCATTGATCGGGCGAATCGCAAACCAGCCGACAACCAGGCCAGCGATGCCGCCGGCGAGAATGCAGCCCGGCAGAATTGCGTCGTTCCAAGCGGCGTTGTTGATGTGCGGCGCGATCAGCGGTTCCAGATACATCGATCCCAGAATTGCCCCCAGAATTCCGAAGAACCACCAAGGAAACGCTTCGCGCACGTGTACGTGGCCGCCGCCTGCCGTCTTTTCGGTTTTGAACACCGACACCGCCCGCGACGGTGTCAGCGTCATGGCGTTGATCGCGGAAATGACCATCGAGGCGGAAATCGTCAGCGCGAACTGGCGGAAGAACTGTCCTTGAATTCCCGGCATCACCGCGGCCGGTAGAAACACGCTCGTCAGCACCAGCGTAATGGCGATAATCGAGCCGGTGATTTCGTTCATCGCGTTAATAGTCGCCGCCTTCGGCTCGTATCCTTTGGCGATCCAGCGTTCGACATTTTCGAGCACCACAATCGCGTCGTCGACCACGATGCCGATTGCCAGCACTAGGCCGAACAGCGTGAGATTGTTCAACGAAAATCCCAGCAGCGCCATCACGGCAAACGTGCCGACCAGCGATACCGGCACGTCGATCATCGGCAGAATCATCGCCTTCCAGTCTTGGAGGAAGAACAGCACGACGATGGCGACCAAAACAATGGCGTCGCGCAGCGTTTTGAACACTTCCATCACCGACTCTTTAATGAACGGCGTGGTATCGTACACGATTTTGTAGTCCAAGTCTGGCGGAAAATGTTTCGACAGATCGCTCATCTTTTTCTTGATCTGCTGCGCGACGTCGATCGCATTCGAGCCAGGTAATTGGAAAATCGCCAGCGCTACCGAGGGCATACCGTCGAGTTGGCAGATCTGATCGTACTGCTGCGCGCCCAATTCCAGCCGCGCGATGTCTTTCAGGCGGACGACGGAGGTGGAAGTGTCGCTGGCGGTGGCGCTGCCTTGCTTGGTCTTGATGATGATGTCTTCAAACTGCTGCACCGTCTCCAAGCGGCCCAGCGTGCTCATCGTCAATTGAAACACCTGGTCTTTGGGCACCGGCGGGCGGCCGATCGTACCCGCGGCCACTTGCACGTTTTGGCTCTTAACCGCCTCGATCACGTCCTCCGCCGTGATATTGCGGGTAGCCATTTTATCGGGATCGAGCCAGGCGCGCATGCTGTAGTCGCGCTCGCCGAGATAGGTAATATTGCCGACGCCGTCGATCCGCAGCAGTTCGTCCTTGATCTGAATGGTCGCGTAGTTGCTCAAGTACAGGTTGTCGTATCGTCCGTCGGGAGAATACAGATTGACGGCGAGCAAAATGCTGGGAGATTGCTTGTTTGTGTTCACTCCTTGCGCTTGCACTTGCTCGGGCAATTGGGCCATCGCCAAGGCGACGCGATTTTGCACAAGCACTTGCGCCATGTTCAGATCGGTGCCCAGTTCGAAGGTCACCGTCAGCGTGTAATTGCCGTCGTTCGTGGACTGCGACGACATGTACATCATTCTTTCCACGCCGTTCACCTGCTGCTCGATCGGCGCGGCGACGCTGTCGGCCACCACTTGGGCGTTCGCCCCAGGATAGCTCGCCGTCACTTGCACGCTGGGGGGCGTGATATCCGGATACTGCGCCACCGGGAGCGTAAACACCGCCACTCCTCCGAGCAGCACGATGACAATCGAAATCACCCAGGAGAAGATCGGATGCTCGATGAAAAATTTGGCAAACATGGGTGGTTAGCCGTCGCAGGGGTCTGGTCGGCGAGTCGGAAGTGTCAGCGACCGTAGTTCGGCAGTTCGTGGAGTATTCTTTCGCTTAGTGTCGTTCGATTTCCTCACGCGTCGTGTCTCGCAGCGTCTTTCCCGGCCGCGGCATCGGCACCCTGACGGGACTCACCGTTTCTCCCGAGCGCAAGCTCGCAAACCGCAGGTCGGCGGTGAAATCGATCGGCGCGAAGGCCGCTCCGGTTGGATTCAGCGCTGCGACCGGAGTGCCGATGACAACCCATTGCTCGGGCGTAAGTCCGCTCTCGATCGCTTGCATGCCGCGATGCCTGGGACCGAGTTCGACGCGACGCACCTCGATCCGATGCGCATCGTTCACCGTCAGCACGAAGCTGCGGCCATCGCGGTCGCGTCCCACGGCTAGATCGGCGACCATCAGCACTTTTCGGGGCAATTGCCAGGCGAAACGAATTCGCACCGCACGGGCGTTTTTGTCTTTCGCGCAGGCCACGACATCGAGCGATCCATCGCGGTTTGGAAAAACCGCGCAGGCGCGGACTTGACCCGTTTTGTTGTCGGCTCGTGAGCCGAGGTAGTCCAATTGGCCACGGTAATCGAATTCTCGATCGCTGCCGATGGCCATCGAAAATGTACCCACTAACGGCTTCTTGCGCGCAGCAGTTGCTTGTTCCTCCCCACGGTTGACAGGGTTGCCGCGCTGCAGCGTTCGCAATTCGCTAAGCGTGGTTTGGTCGACATCGAAGCAGGCCCGCGCCGGATCGGTCTGCGCGATCGTGCAAACCAGCGTGGCCGAATTTGGACTGGAATGGACGGCATCTCCTGGGCGGAGCGAAAGCTGACGAATGCGCCCGGCCAGCGGCGCGGCGATCTTGGTCGCTTCCAGCTCGCTCTGCAATTGTTGTCGTTCGACTTCCTTGACTTCGAGCGTTGCCGCGACAACGTCGCGCGAGGCGTCGATTTGGGCCGCGGTCTCTTCGCTATCCTTGACGGTCGCGGATTTTTTCTTTGCGGCGTCGGCTTTTGCCGCGAGTTGATCGAAATCCGCCTTCAACTTGCCGATGGCGACATTGGCCGCTTCGATTTTGCGATGCAGTTCTCGATGGTCGAGTTGCACCAGCAACTGCCCTTCGGTGACCGCGTCGCCGTCTTTCACCAGCACTTTGTCGACCCGACCATCCGTGGCCGCCCGCACTTCGGCCGTTTGCGCCGGTTCGAGCGTGCCGCGAAAATCGACGTCCGCCGTTTGCGTTTGAATCGGCTGCGCCACGCTGACGGCCAGCGGCGATTGCTGCGCAAGGCATGGGCCTGCGATCGTGATGATCGCAGCGACAAGCAACTTCTCGATGGACCGTGTGTTGAATCGATTCATGCACATTTGCTGCGGATGATTTGGAAATCCGCGAACCTGGTTTTCATTGAACTGCGGGGAATCCAAGGAACACGGCGTCGATGAACCGACACGCATGCGTCGGCCGTGCGACCTGTGATTTCTGGGATTTGGCTTACCTCCCCGACGTCGTTTCGGCGGAGCGAATTTCCACCTTGGTTCCCGGCCGCACACGAATCAGGCCACCAACGATGACCTGGTCGGCGGCCGTCAAGCTCGGCGCTCCGACTTCGCCCTCTTTGGGGAGCCGATATCCATCTTGCTCCACGACGATCCGTTGCGGAACGACTTCCTGCAGCGCATTGGGTTGCTGGTCGCCGACGTCAACCGGCCGCTTTTCGGCGATAGTTTCCTTGTTCACGATCATCACAAACCGTTTGCCTTGATCGGTTCCAATGGCCTCTTGCGGCACGAGCAGTGCCTGGTGCTCGTCGCTCACGGGCACTTGAACTCGCACGAACATTCCTTGGGCGAATCGCCGGGGTCCGTTTTGAGGGGCTGGGTTGGGCAGTGTGCCGCGAACCTGCAAAGTGCCGGTCGTCGGATCGATTTGGTTATTCACAAAGTCCATGT
This window of the Pirellulales bacterium genome carries:
- a CDS encoding efflux RND transporter periplasmic adaptor subunit encodes the protein MNRFNTRSIEKLLVAAIITIAGPCLAQQSPLAVSVAQPIQTQTADVDFRGTLEPAQTAEVRAATDGRVDKVLVKDGDAVTEGQLLVQLDHRELHRKIEAANVAIGKLKADFDQLAAKADAAKKKSATVKDSEETAAQIDASRDVVAATLEVKEVERQQLQSELEATKIAAPLAGRIRQLSLRPGDAVHSSPNSATLVCTIAQTDPARACFDVDQTTLSELRTLQRGNPVNRGEEQATAARKKPLVGTFSMAIGSDREFDYRGQLDYLGSRADNKTGQVRACAVFPNRDGSLDVVACAKDKNARAVRIRFAWQLPRKVLMVADLAVGRDRDGRSFVLTVNDAHRIEVRRVELGPRHRGMQAIESGLTPEQWVVIGTPVAALNPTGAAFAPIDFTADLRFASLRSGETVSPVRVPMPRPGKTLRDTTREEIERH
- a CDS encoding efflux RND transporter permease subunit → MFAKFFIEHPIFSWVISIVIVLLGGVAVFTLPVAQYPDITPPSVQVTASYPGANAQVVADSVAAPIEQQVNGVERMMYMSSQSTNDGNYTLTVTFELGTDLNMAQVLVQNRVALAMAQLPEQVQAQGVNTNKQSPSILLAVNLYSPDGRYDNLYLSNYATIQIKDELLRIDGVGNITYLGERDYSMRAWLDPDKMATRNITAEDVIEAVKSQNVQVAAGTIGRPPVPKDQVFQLTMSTLGRLETVQQFEDIIIKTKQGSATASDTSTSVVRLKDIARLELGAQQYDQICQLDGMPSVALAIFQLPGSNAIDVAQQIKKKMSDLSKHFPPDLDYKIVYDTTPFIKESVMEVFKTLRDAIVLVAIVVLFFLQDWKAMILPMIDVPVSLVGTFAVMALLGFSLNNLTLFGLVLAIGIVVDDAIVVLENVERWIAKGYEPKAATINAMNEITGSIIAITLVLTSVFLPAAVMPGIQGQFFRQFALTISASMVISAINAMTLTPSRAVSVFKTEKTAGGGHVHVREAFPWWFFGILGAILGSMYLEPLIAPHINNAAWNDAILPGCILAGGIAGLVVGWFAIRPINAFFALLFKGFNQVFDLLTLGYSGIVGRSLRISLIVLVGYVGLLFATGYTMSKAPTGFIPEQDQGYLLVNVALTDSATVYRTEAAMQEISRIALGVQEDAKHYPGIPGVAHTVSVAGQSILLQANASNWGSMFVVLKDFSERHSHEEYDEVIAEKLKQLCAENAKLDNALISVFRAPPIQGLGNSAGFTLQVEQRGFVDLQELQYAAEEVVREGNAEPQLDGLLTMFRANTPQLFVDIDRTKCESLMVPVNEVFNALQTFMGGYYVNLFNLFGRTWQVNLLAEESYRTDAESVGQLKVRNKLGQMVPLGTLATVKNSPGPVMYMRYNMYPSAAINGDGSPGTSSGDVVHAMANLCDQLGIPYEWTTIYYLQTMPVKIGLFSIPGAAIGLFVFAMAATLVFLVLAAKYESWKLPLAIILVVPMCLLSSVLGMLMTHLPVDIFVQVGFVVLVGMAAKNAILIVEFAQQQLAAGKPLYEATVEACHLRLRPIVMTSFAFILGVVPLIISHGAGAEMRLSLGTAVFSGMIGVTVFGIILTPVFYYLMMYRTAKKLAAAKHREASL
- a CDS encoding efflux transporter outer membrane subunit, giving the protein FWGRFRRAILAADAQLDASIFDYDDVLVTLLGDVAATYIQMRTIQQQIEYVRQNMVIQTESLEIAQARFQGGLTSELDVEQATSQLAQTESLVPQFHIQLRHANDRLCVLLGIPTKDLTRLLGEASIPKVAPDVVIGIPAQLLTRRPDIRRAERNAAAQCEQIGIAEANLYPQIAISGTIAYDAEHFNQLFNSQSQEGTIGPKFQWNILNYGRLINAVRLQEAKYWELATHYRNVVLQANAEVEDGLVEFLQSQLQAKSLGESVDAAQKAVQLSIIQYRGGLTDFNRVALLQQNLVQQQDLYAQSLGDIGIGLVRTYRALGGGWEIRCNPAAAFDSAGAPPESIATPREKPDKSEELPPGKMAPGKRQPSTRPPKVVPKPDLQFPESVAPKGRAAPELKETAPGELIKPDQTPPRSAPTKLPDLEPETMPDEDVFGPGKAAPKSDKPKSPIFDQPNPPPADDVFGPANIPTLPPRNPAKPDDPPTSNDLPKAGPPRETNEPANPSPPMSHRRAPPPWQVRPAAGDRTSIAPQKSRRRVQHAGLLPEDRGEIRRLR
- a CDS encoding DUF1559 domain-containing protein translates to MKLPPIGRTSKSAFTLVELLVVIAIIGILIAILLPAVQAAREAARRTLCLTNLRQWGLAMHNYQSARKVYPPSYVTSPPDPTGSKWSAQSRILPFIEEGQLYNNIDFTKSYGAQTTEAGKAVKSTKIPLVFCPTEPNNRPKLNSTTGEIDNWPINYAANVGVWLVFDPATNRGGEGAFFPNSKLRPGNFTDGLSKTLCFAEVKAFSSGFQAGGVTNPTMPATPADLCNLGGTFKLQSLHVEWTDGKMKESGFTAAFPPNTKAMCDSGGVQYDSDWYQSESLAISSATPPADAALTSRSYHSGLVNAALMDGSTRAVSDSIDATTWRALATRSGNEPATAAP
- a CDS encoding signal peptidase I, with the translated sequence MRIVHLYYCTAIGGHYGSPTLLVEELTVSMFMLLFAQFDHPSATGSGVLATVTQLALVVFGIIGLWKTFVKAGKPGWASIIPIYNIIVLCQIAGKPGWWVLLLLIPIVNLIILILVSIDVAKNFGHGVGFGLGLAFLGVIFSPILGLGDARYQKVV